One Campylobacter concisus genomic window, TGAATACATAAAAGAGATAACAAGAGAGCTTGGGCTATATAACATAGTAAATAACTCCAGCTTGCATCCTAGTAAATTTCACTACACTCCAGTGCCAGGATCTGAACTTGTAAGCATTAGTGGAAAAACTTTTGATAATACAAGAGCCATTGAAGATGCTGGCTTAAAAACAGATATTAATAATATGGATATTAAAGCCATATATGAAGATTTACAAAATCTAAGAAAATATGAGCTTAGTCATGAACCAAAAGATACCAACTCGCATATTAAAAGAGCAAGCTACCAAGCTATATCATCAAAGATTCCAATAAAAGAGCTAATAGAATACTTTGACGAGAATACTGTGGTTAAAAAATATAAAGATTATCAAATACTCTTTAATAATAACAGTAGATATCTATACTTGCCAGAAGAAAACACAGCCTATTCTTTTAACCAAAATAGACACTATACTCCATATATCTACATTAGAGATAAATTTTATGAAGCAGCCAGAAAGATAAAAACCGGATTTTTAAATGATGGCGTCATTAAAAAGTTAGGACTTAAACAAAATGAATATGAAGGCTTCGTAAAAGGTATCGATGGCCATTTAGATATAAATAGATGCTATTTAGCTTTTATAAATAGAACTGAAAGCTTTAAAAAATACCTGCCAGATATAGTTAAAATTAACTATCAAGGCTTAATTTATAATATAAAAACCTATATGAAAGATTGGCAAGATATGCAAGGTTTTAATAAGCTAAAGGAGCGTTATAAAACAGATAAGATCTCTCTAATAAATGATTATATATCATTTGGCTCACTAAAAATAACAAAGCAAGAGTTGCACGATCAAGGACTTGATAAGGACTTTGGGGTGGAGCAATCAACACAACAATCAAATGAGATAGAGGGCAAAGAGCAAAATGTAAAGTCAGGGTATGATAGTTTGGAGAGATAGACTATTATGAGCTGTTATAGAACCAAATTATTAGCCATCTCTCACCCCATAAAACCAAACGGCAAAGCAAACATATCATCATCTAGTTTTACGGCCGTATCTCCAACATAAAAGACTATGCCTTTATCAAATTTACTTTGTAAATTTTCTTTTAGATGGTAGATATGTTTAAAGTCATCTTTGCTGATAGTTTTTGAGGATTTGACCTCTATGGCTATGAGTCTGCCCGATATCTCAAGGATAAAGTCTATCTCTTTTTGATCGCTCGTTCGGTAGTAGTATATATTCGCTCGTTTTTTGCTACTTGTATTTGCCTTTAGTAGTTCATCAAATACAAATGTCTCATATATGGCACCTTTATATGAAGAATTTGCAAGATCTTGAGCTGATGAAATTTGAAGTAAGTGTGCCAGCACCCCTGTGTCGGTAGCAAAAATTTTAGGAGTTTTTATGAGTCTTTTTAGAGCGTTGTTAAAGTATGGCTGAAGCTTTTGGATCTGATAAGTATGCTCCAGCACGCTAAAATAGCTATCAAACGTCTTATTATCAAGCCCAGACTCTAGACATAGCTCGTTTTTGTTAAAGATATTGCCGCTTCTTAGCATACACAATCGGTACATGGTGATAAATTTATCCATATTTCTGATGTTGCCTATCTCTTTGGCGTCTGATTCTATATATGTTCTTATATATGAGCTAAACCAGAGATATTTTGATTTTTCAGAGGTTATCTTTGTGATCTCTGGGTAGCCGCCGTTTATGATCTTTTCAGATAAGCCCTCATTATCATACTTCTTTAGTGCAAGATGGCTTATATCACCACTTAAAATATCTATCAAATTTTCATCACTATGATTTAACTCTTTTTGAGAAAGTGGATATAGCTCTACTATGCCTATCCTGCCGGCAAGCGAGTCTGAAATATCTTTAAAGCCTTTTAAATTTGCAGAGCCAGTTAATATGAACTGACCATTTGTTCTGTTTTTATCTACAAATTCTTTTATAGCTAAAAGCAGTATGGGAACTCTTTGTATCTCATCTATCACGATAGGCTTATTGCAGTGTTCTATAAAGCCTTTTGGGTCGTTTCTTGCGGATTCATATATATTAATATCATCAAGCGTTATGTAGTTTGGTATATCTAAATTTAATGCAAGGGTTGATTTGCCAACTTGCCTAGCTCCGCTTATCAAAAGCACAGGAAAGCTTTTCATATACTCTTTTATCTCATCAGCTACGGCTCGTTTGATGTACATAGTATTTTATCCTTAAATATTTAGGAGTATAATACTACAATATATATAAATTTACAAGGATGGTTTGGTTAAGATAATTGTATATTTAAATTTAATTCGAACTAAAACTGGCAAGATTAAGTCAGTCACTGTGATTTTCCATCACACTGAGTATTTTATTGGTAGAGTTTTAAGCAATATCACCTCAGATTTTCATATTGACAAATGGTGGCCAAATTTTACCTCAAAAGGAGCAGCACAATAACCATTTTTGGAATATTGCACAGGCTCTTTTATATTGCGACCTAACTTCCCAATAAATTTTTACCTCATAACTTTATACAGTAGTGATTTATAGCTATCCACTACGTCATAGACCACGCTATCGTTGCTTATAGCCTTAAAATGCTCCTTTGCGCAGTGGATTTTGGACTCTTCGACTTGGCGAAGCTGCATAGAGTTCATAGACCCTTTAGTCTCCGCGACAAAATAAATGTGCTTGATATCACCCTCATAAAATGCAATCGCCCTAAAAAGACAAACCTCTCCAGATACATCAGTCATATATATAGACGAATTTAAAGGAAATATAGAAAAAGAGAAATATCAGCTAGCGATGTATGATAAAAACCGTAAACTAGTAGATATATTAAGAAATAGACATTCACAAACAATAAAAAATATAATAAACGAATTTGAAATACAACCACAAGTAGTTGTAATGGATATGTTTAAGCCATTTAGAAGCGTAATAAATAGTAATATAGTTCAGGCCCAAATAGTAGCAGATAAATATCATGTAATAAGACAAGGGATATGGGCATTAAGAGATTTAAGAGTAGAATTATTTAACAAAGACAATGAAAAGTATAAGAAGTTAAAAAAATATTGGAAAATACTAAGTAAAAGCCCAATAAGTCAGTTTAGTCAAAGACAAAAAGAAATATTAAAAGAGATATTAAAAGTAGATAAGACATTGAAAAAGATGTATAGAATAATAAAAGAATTTTACAATGATGTTTGAGAGCAAGACAGTAAAGACAATGAGAAGGAGAATAGAACAATTAATTGAAAAATTGAGAGTATTTAATATAAAGCAAAGTATAAAACTAGCAGATACAATAACAAGTTGGAAAAAAGAGATAATAAATATAGTAGAATATAAAATAAACAATGGGTTTGTAGAAGGAAATAACAACAAAATAAAAGTAATAAAAAGAGTATCTTATGGACTAAGAAACTATGAAAGATTTAGAAAATTGATATATTTACGTCTTTGCAATAGATAGAGGTGTTTTTACACCCCCACTATTGACAAAGAACCATAATAAATTTTATCCGCTCTATAAATTTAAAAATTGAATACCCTTTTTACATACATTTAAAAGAAAAATTTATATATAATCCTAAGATAAAAAATTAATAATTATACTTAAGGAGCAAACGTGCAAATTCCTATTCGCTACGGCAAAGATGATATTATCGACCTAAGCGTTCCGGAAAAAAATTTACTGAGAGTTTTTAACCCCAACCCCGTGACTAAATTCGACGAAACGACACTCATCGCAAAGGCTCTAGCTAATCCGATAAATCAAAAAAGCTTTGATGAGTTTATCGCTGGCGATGAAAAAATCGTCATCATCGTAAACGACGGCACTCGTCCGACTCCTACAGCTAAAATTTTAAAGCAAATTTACCCAAAAATTCGCGATAAGAATAAAATTTTCATCATCGCCACGGGCTGCCATAGAGAGGGAACATTAGACGAATACAATATGATATTTTCTAAAGAAATTTACCTTGAGATTAGAGCCAAAAATGAAGTGCATGATCATGACTCAAAGCATGATGAGATGGTATTTTTAGGCGAGAGCAAAAACGGCACGCAGATGTATCTAAACAAAATCGTGGCCGAGGCGAAAAAGGTGATCGTCATAGGCTCGGTTGAGCCACATTATTTTGCAGGCTATACTGGCGGCAGAAAGGCCTTTTTGCCAGGCACCGCATCATACGAGAGCATCACACAAAACCACAAACTAGCCCTTAGTCCTGACGCTCAGGCACTGCGCCTTGAAGGTAACCCCGTGCATGAAGATATGATCGATGCGATGAAGGTGCTTTCAAATATCGACGTATTTTCTATACAAACCGTGCTTGATAGCGAACATGGCGTCTATTACGCAAGTGCTGGCGATCTAAACGATAGTTTTTATGACTGCGTGAAAAAGGCAGACGAGGTCTTTTGCGTAAATATTCCGCGCAAGGCAGATATCGTGATCTCGGTCGCGCCCTATCCGATGGACGTCGACCTTTATCAGGCGCAAAAGGGTGCGGACGCAAAAATAGTCATCTTGCCGTTTGGCTCTATGACTGTGCCTAAGGTTTAAGTATGGCTAAAATTTTATACTATGATGCTAGCTGCGGTATTAGCGGAGATATGAATTTAGGCGCGCTGGTGGATCTGGGCGCGGATTTTAGCTATCTTTGCGCCGAGCTTGCTAAGCTAAATTTAGCTAGCGAGTTTTACCTACGCAAGCGCAAAGTGCTAAAACACGGTATCTCCGCAACCAAAATAGACGTCGTCTGCGCGGCAAATCGGGGTCAGCTTCCGCTTGGCCTCTTAGGCGCTAAATTTAGCCCGCGTCAAAATTTAAACGGCAAAATTCACGGCGCCGAATTTAGAGCAGATAAGCCCGCCCAAAACCATCCTCGTCCGCGAAATTTCACGCAAATTTTAGAGCTTATCGAGGGTTCTAGCCTAAGCGCTTTCGTAAAAAAAACGGCAAGCGAAATTTTTAGCGTTATCGCGCAGGCCGAGGCCAAAATCCACGGCACTAGCGCAGAGCAAGTACATTTCCACGAAGTGGGCGCCGCGGACAGCATCGCGGACGTAGTGGGTGCGGCTATTTGCTTGGAGGCCTTGGGTGCGCCGCAAATTTTTGCTTCGCCTATCGAGCTTGGCGGCGGTTTTGCGCACTGCGCTCACGGCAGGCTGACCGTACCGGCGCCTGCGGTTTGCGAAATTTTAAAAGGCGCGCAAGTAAGCCTAGGGCGAGCGAATTTCGAGATGACTACGCCCACAGGAGCGGCGATTTTAAAGGCCTGCGCACTAAATTTAAGGGAGCAAGACCGCCGCGAGTCGCCGCGAAATTTTAAAATTTTAAGCACGGGCTACGGCGCTGGCGATAAAGACGTCGCAGATTTTGCCAACGCACTTCGCGTGATACTTTGCGAAACGAGCGAGGATTTAGGCTTAAAAGATGAGCCAAATTTGAGCGTGCAGATCGGCTATGGCGAGCTTTGCGAGCGGATTTTAATCTCCACTAATATCGACGACATGGACGCCGAGAGCTTTGCCTTTGCGTGCGATATTTTGCGAGATAGCGGCGCGCTGGACGTATTTAGCAGGTCTATTTTTATGAAAAAGGGGCGCGCGGGCTTTGAGCTAAACGCGCTGTGCCGCAAGCAGGACGCCGCGCGGATAAAGGGGCTAATTTTCGCGCATACGACGGCGATCGGAGTTAGAGAGTGCGCCGTGAGGAAAACCGAGCTTGCGCGCGAGTTTTGCGAAGTAGAGACTAAAT contains:
- a CDS encoding transposase, translating into MYDKNRKLVDILRNRHSQTIKNIINEFEIQPQVVVMDMFKPFRSVINSNIVQAQIVADKYHVIRQGIWALRDLRVELFNKDNEKYKKLKKYWKILSKSPISQFSQRQKEILKEILKVDKTLKKMYRIIKEFYNDV
- a CDS encoding transposase; amino-acid sequence: MMFESKTVKTMRRRIEQLIEKLRVFNIKQSIKLADTITSWKKEIINIVEYKINNGFVEGNNNKIKVIKRVSYGLRNYERFRKLIYLRLCNR
- a CDS encoding ATP-binding protein encodes the protein MYIKRAVADEIKEYMKSFPVLLISGARQVGKSTLALNLDIPNYITLDDINIYESARNDPKGFIEHCNKPIVIDEIQRVPILLLAIKEFVDKNRTNGQFILTGSANLKGFKDISDSLAGRIGIVELYPLSQKELNHSDENLIDILSGDISHLALKKYDNEGLSEKIINGGYPEITKITSEKSKYLWFSSYIRTYIESDAKEIGNIRNMDKFITMYRLCMLRSGNIFNKNELCLESGLDNKTFDSYFSVLEHTYQIQKLQPYFNNALKRLIKTPKIFATDTGVLAHLLQISSAQDLANSSYKGAIYETFVFDELLKANTSSKKRANIYYYRTSDQKEIDFILEISGRLIAIEVKSSKTISKDDFKHIYHLKENLQSKFDKGIVFYVGDTAVKLDDDMFALPFGFMG
- the larC gene encoding nickel pincer cofactor biosynthesis protein LarC; protein product: MAKILYYDASCGISGDMNLGALVDLGADFSYLCAELAKLNLASEFYLRKRKVLKHGISATKIDVVCAANRGQLPLGLLGAKFSPRQNLNGKIHGAEFRADKPAQNHPRPRNFTQILELIEGSSLSAFVKKTASEIFSVIAQAEAKIHGTSAEQVHFHEVGAADSIADVVGAAICLEALGAPQIFASPIELGGGFAHCAHGRLTVPAPAVCEILKGAQVSLGRANFEMTTPTGAAILKACALNLREQDRRESPRNFKILSTGYGAGDKDVADFANALRVILCETSEDLGLKDEPNLSVQIGYGELCERILISTNIDDMDAESFAFACDILRDSGALDVFSRSIFMKKGRAGFELNALCRKQDAARIKGLIFAHTTAIGVRECAVRKTELAREFCEVETKYGKIRLKISRGRVYGFNAEQNSTDENLARNYPEILKIKPEFEDCKKAAQRFQTTICEVRNETLKKYDETRNSKK